A DNA window from Candidatus Angelobacter sp. contains the following coding sequences:
- the galE gene encoding UDP-glucose 4-epimerase GalE, which translates to MNILVTGGAGYIGSVCVEELINAGHEVTVYDNLTEGHRSSVDERAAFVQADLSDGVRLAQVLKAAGTEAILHFAANALVGESMASPGKYFRNNVGSGVNLLEAAVSARVKRFVFSSTCAVYGVPDRVPMTEDLALKPASPYGESKLMFEKMLEWYRRIHGLEFVAFRYFNAAGASSRFGEHHRVETHLIPSVLKVALGQVPHCEIYGADYPTPDGTCVRDYIHVVDLARAHILAVESPRQGIYNLGTGDGCSVREVIQTCGRISGRPIKAIEKPRRPGDPPRLVASAAKASKELGWKPQFPKIEDMVASAWEWHKKHPNGYPD; encoded by the coding sequence ATGAACATCTTGGTGACAGGAGGCGCCGGTTACATCGGGTCTGTTTGCGTCGAGGAGTTGATCAACGCCGGTCACGAGGTGACCGTGTATGACAATCTGACCGAGGGCCATCGCTCCTCGGTGGACGAACGGGCTGCTTTTGTTCAGGCAGATTTGAGCGACGGCGTCAGACTGGCTCAGGTGCTCAAGGCGGCGGGAACGGAGGCGATTCTTCATTTTGCAGCGAACGCCCTGGTCGGCGAGTCCATGGCCAGTCCGGGAAAATACTTTCGCAACAATGTCGGCTCGGGTGTGAATCTGCTGGAAGCCGCCGTCTCGGCGCGCGTCAAGAGATTTGTCTTCAGCTCCACCTGCGCGGTGTACGGCGTGCCCGATCGTGTGCCCATGACCGAGGATCTGGCCCTCAAGCCGGCCAGTCCTTATGGCGAATCGAAGTTGATGTTTGAAAAAATGCTCGAGTGGTATCGGCGGATTCACGGCCTCGAATTCGTCGCGTTTCGCTATTTCAACGCCGCAGGTGCGAGCTCACGGTTCGGCGAACATCATCGCGTGGAGACACACCTGATCCCGAGCGTGCTGAAGGTTGCACTCGGCCAGGTTCCGCACTGCGAGATTTACGGTGCCGACTATCCGACGCCCGACGGCACCTGCGTCCGCGATTACATTCACGTCGTTGACCTGGCGCGGGCGCACATCCTTGCGGTCGAGTCCCCGAGACAGGGCATTTACAATCTAGGCACCGGCGATGGTTGCTCCGTGCGCGAAGTCATTCAAACTTGCGGGAGAATCTCGGGCAGACCCATCAAAGCCATTGAAAAACCCCGCCGCCCTGGCGATCCCCCGAGGCTCGTGGCTTCTGCGGCGAAAGCTTCCAAGGAATTAGGCTGGAAACCTCAGTTTCCGAAGATTGAAGACATGGTTGCCTCGGCCTGGGAGTGGCACAAGAAACATCCGAATGGTTATCCGGATTGA
- a CDS encoding HAMP domain-containing sensor histidine kinase, which yields MERISHFEQLLLRSRRLSWVLIGVTLVILAATILLATLQLRARTREQIVRRDGEVLHAVALMQLEADAPEIELLGPITDPENQLSVVLKTSRLKGVLAARLFGANGRFVGAFPFDVREATVDAHTLATLNRLTPVSRFLPDVRWSSLFLPEEPAPEKTMSVLEVNVPLHMGGAGPLIGIAQFNIEGSTIAAEFARLDRHLALQGLIAFFVGGGILTLAIAWAFRRLRQTHQLLAERTDSLLRANQELALMARSSAVGAITSHLIHGLKNPLAGLQSFMSNIAPDPTSTETDWAQALTAAHRMQGLINQVVNVLREEDGAVQYEITLHELAELVSTKVRPLSTAAGVRFDLRANGGAILPNRIANLVMLILVNLAQNALQATHKDGAVTLSIEERENCIVCEVCDEGPGLSPEMATALFTPCKSTKEGGSGIGLAISKQLANHLGADLELKTNSPGGCVFMLTVPTGALAGKSGRASSTPVC from the coding sequence ATGGAAAGAATCTCGCACTTCGAGCAGTTGCTCCTGCGCTCACGTCGTTTGTCCTGGGTGTTGATCGGAGTCACGCTCGTCATCCTGGCCGCGACAATTCTGCTTGCCACCCTGCAGCTGCGCGCCAGAACGCGGGAACAGATCGTCCGGCGCGACGGAGAGGTGCTCCACGCAGTGGCACTGATGCAACTGGAGGCGGACGCGCCTGAAATCGAGCTGCTCGGCCCGATCACCGACCCGGAAAACCAATTGTCGGTCGTGTTGAAGACGTCGCGGTTGAAAGGTGTGCTGGCCGCCCGCTTGTTCGGCGCCAATGGCAGGTTTGTCGGAGCCTTTCCGTTCGACGTTCGGGAAGCCACGGTGGACGCGCACACCCTGGCGACTCTCAACCGGTTGACGCCCGTCAGTCGCTTTCTCCCCGACGTTCGCTGGTCGAGCTTGTTTCTCCCGGAAGAGCCCGCTCCCGAAAAGACGATGTCCGTGCTGGAGGTGAACGTGCCGCTCCACATGGGCGGGGCCGGCCCGCTCATCGGGATCGCCCAGTTTAACATCGAAGGCTCCACGATCGCCGCTGAGTTTGCCCGACTCGACCGGCATCTGGCGCTCCAAGGTTTGATTGCATTTTTTGTTGGCGGCGGGATCCTGACCCTGGCCATCGCCTGGGCGTTTCGGCGGTTGCGTCAGACACACCAACTTCTGGCCGAACGTACCGACAGTCTTTTGCGGGCGAACCAGGAACTTGCGCTGATGGCCAGGTCTTCGGCCGTTGGCGCAATCACCTCCCACCTGATCCACGGACTGAAGAACCCGCTGGCTGGTTTGCAAAGCTTCATGTCCAATATCGCGCCGGACCCGACCTCGACGGAGACAGACTGGGCGCAGGCGCTCACGGCTGCGCATCGGATGCAGGGCCTGATCAACCAGGTCGTCAACGTACTGCGCGAGGAAGACGGCGCCGTTCAATACGAAATCACGCTGCACGAGCTTGCGGAACTGGTTTCGACCAAGGTGCGTCCGTTGTCGACGGCGGCCGGAGTCAGGTTTGACCTCCGCGCGAACGGCGGAGCAATCCTGCCGAACCGGATCGCGAACCTTGTGATGTTGATCCTGGTCAACCTTGCGCAAAATGCGCTTCAGGCGACCCACAAAGACGGGGCGGTGACGCTGTCCATCGAGGAACGGGAGAATTGCATTGTCTGCGAAGTGTGCGACGAAGGGCCGGGACTGTCGCCCGAGATGGCCACCGCTCTGTTCACGCCTTGCAAGTCCACGAAAGAAGGCGGCAGCGGCATTGGCCTGGCCATCAGCAAGCAACTGGCCAATCACCTCGGAGCCGACCTGGAATTGAAAACCAACTCCCCGGGTGGATGTGTGTTCATGCTGACCGTGCCGACGGGCGCTTTAGCGGGCAAATCAGGGCGTGCTTCTTCGACGCCGGTCTGCTAA
- a CDS encoding NAD(P)H-hydrate dehydratase — TSRIKQLTRPGDLILILAGKGHNGDDARQTGHNLSDREVTLINVADPGVALKEFNSHLSLRPALIVDGLFGIGLNRPLEAHWVRLLEKINLTRIPVLAIDVPSGLNADTGEPEGTAIRATVTLTLGAPKKGLLQSRAWPFVGRLEVAPGIGLVPCPHEGDAQWTLGEDFDNFPPLRPVDGHKGTFGHLVIVAGSLGYHGAAVLAARGALRAQPGLVTVLVQDKVYQPVAGQLQSAMVHPWKPGMKLPDSCSALLFGPGLAADDLAPGLKSELRRWWQELPLPVIADASGLAWLPSGITVHKAIRVITPHPGEAARMLKLGTSEIQSDRPAALNKLSRRYGNCWVVLKGHQTLIGRNKGGVFFNSAGNPFLAQGGSGDALAGYLGGLLAQPLLQVDPTTTIRYGVWQHGHSADLLSGEQANWTIEDLLDTLGNRRL; from the coding sequence CACTTCCCGCATCAAACAGCTGACGCGCCCGGGCGACCTGATCCTGATCCTCGCCGGCAAGGGGCACAACGGCGACGACGCGCGCCAGACCGGACACAACCTTTCCGATCGCGAGGTCACATTGATCAACGTGGCTGACCCGGGCGTGGCCCTCAAGGAATTCAATTCCCACCTTTCGCTGCGACCGGCCCTCATCGTCGATGGCTTGTTCGGAATCGGACTAAACCGTCCCCTCGAAGCGCACTGGGTCAGACTTCTTGAAAAGATCAACCTGACGCGAATTCCCGTTCTTGCCATCGACGTGCCGTCCGGGCTGAACGCGGACACCGGCGAACCGGAAGGAACGGCTATTCGCGCGACGGTGACCCTGACCCTTGGAGCGCCAAAAAAGGGGCTTCTCCAATCGCGAGCCTGGCCGTTTGTTGGCCGGCTTGAAGTTGCGCCCGGCATTGGTCTCGTCCCTTGTCCGCACGAGGGGGACGCCCAGTGGACGTTGGGCGAGGATTTCGACAACTTTCCTCCTCTGCGTCCGGTGGACGGGCACAAGGGAACCTTCGGGCACCTTGTTATCGTTGCTGGAAGTCTGGGTTATCACGGCGCGGCGGTCCTTGCCGCGCGCGGCGCGCTTCGTGCCCAACCCGGACTGGTTACGGTGTTAGTTCAGGACAAAGTGTATCAACCCGTCGCCGGTCAATTGCAGTCGGCCATGGTTCATCCCTGGAAGCCCGGAATGAAACTTCCTGATTCCTGCAGCGCGCTTCTGTTCGGGCCCGGTCTGGCGGCGGACGATCTGGCCCCCGGCCTGAAAAGCGAACTGCGCCGCTGGTGGCAGGAATTGCCCTTGCCGGTGATTGCGGATGCGAGCGGGCTCGCATGGCTTCCCTCCGGCATCACGGTCCATAAAGCCATCCGTGTGATCACGCCGCATCCCGGTGAGGCGGCGCGGATGTTGAAACTGGGGACGTCCGAAATCCAGTCCGACCGCCCGGCGGCGCTGAACAAACTATCCCGACGATACGGGAACTGTTGGGTGGTGTTGAAGGGGCACCAGACGTTGATCGGGCGGAACAAGGGTGGCGTCTTCTTCAACAGTGCGGGCAATCCGTTTCTTGCACAAGGCGGCAGCGGCGACGCGCTGGCCGGCTATCTGGGCGGCTTGCTGGCTCAGCCGCTGTTGCAGGTCGATCCGACAACGACGATCCGTTATGGCGTCTGGCAGCATGGCCACTCAGCCGACCTGCTCTCCGGCGAACAGGCCAATTGGACGATTGAAGACCTGCTCGACACGTTGGGAAACCGGAGGTTGTGA
- a CDS encoding sigma-54 dependent transcriptional regulator, which translates to MQDVTLAGLSILIVEDEALLRKQIAAHLEKLGADVTGAESLQAARRLGADLNFDFVLLDVNLPDGRGSDLLKERFFPAATGVIVMTAEGGVGGAVEAMRLGALDYLAKPFDPVELPLVIGRAQRAKRSARLDEHHRQETGDLEFFFGESLASLEGQLRKIVATDNRVRERLAPVLIQGETGTGKTTIARWLHRRGPRAAQPLVEVNCSAMPETLAESELFGHERGAFTDARTARMGLFEAANGGTLFLDELPSLSAGIQAKLLTAIEDGRIRRVGGTREIPADVRIIAATNRDLKQLVGEGKFREDLFHRLDLFRLHIPPLRQRGDDILKLADALLARLQRRHRLARKTISEDGRHRLLAYPWPGNVRELAHELERAIVFSEGDALNFEPLEVDASSRPAEAVMQNDWFNPLFSFPLEGFFLDEAINRLIRHALTQTGQNVSAAARLLGVTRDYLRYRLSEKQNEKAGE; encoded by the coding sequence ATGCAGGACGTCACGCTGGCAGGATTGAGCATCTTGATCGTGGAGGACGAAGCGTTGCTCCGCAAGCAAATCGCCGCCCATCTGGAGAAACTGGGAGCCGACGTGACCGGCGCTGAAAGCCTTCAAGCTGCCCGCAGGCTTGGTGCGGACCTGAATTTCGATTTTGTTCTCCTCGATGTAAACCTGCCGGACGGACGAGGCTCCGATTTGTTGAAGGAGAGGTTTTTCCCTGCCGCCACTGGAGTCATTGTGATGACGGCGGAGGGCGGCGTCGGGGGCGCGGTTGAAGCCATGCGTCTGGGGGCACTCGATTATCTGGCGAAGCCATTCGATCCGGTGGAATTGCCGCTCGTCATTGGGCGCGCGCAGCGCGCCAAACGGTCGGCGCGACTCGATGAACACCACCGGCAGGAAACGGGCGACCTCGAGTTCTTTTTTGGGGAATCGCTGGCCAGCCTGGAAGGACAGTTAAGAAAAATCGTCGCCACGGACAACCGCGTGCGGGAACGACTGGCACCAGTACTTATCCAGGGCGAAACCGGCACCGGCAAGACGACCATCGCGCGCTGGCTACACCGGCGCGGGCCACGTGCGGCGCAGCCGCTCGTCGAGGTTAACTGTTCTGCAATGCCGGAGACGCTGGCGGAATCAGAACTCTTCGGACACGAACGGGGGGCATTCACCGACGCCCGCACGGCGCGGATGGGGCTGTTCGAGGCGGCCAACGGAGGCACCTTGTTCCTCGACGAACTGCCGAGCCTCTCCGCGGGGATTCAAGCAAAGCTGTTAACGGCGATTGAAGACGGCAGGATCCGCCGTGTGGGTGGCACGCGCGAGATTCCCGCCGACGTTCGAATCATAGCGGCAACCAACCGCGATCTGAAACAACTCGTTGGGGAAGGTAAATTCCGTGAGGATTTGTTCCACCGGCTCGATCTTTTCCGGCTCCACATTCCGCCGCTACGCCAGCGGGGGGACGATATTTTGAAGTTGGCGGATGCATTGTTGGCGCGCCTGCAACGGCGCCACCGCCTTGCGCGCAAAACAATTTCGGAAGACGGCCGGCACCGTTTGCTGGCCTATCCCTGGCCCGGGAACGTGCGCGAACTCGCGCACGAGCTTGAACGCGCGATTGTTTTTTCCGAAGGCGACGCGTTGAACTTCGAACCGCTCGAGGTGGACGCATCGAGTCGACCGGCCGAAGCGGTAATGCAGAACGACTGGTTTAATCCCCTGTTCAGCTTTCCCCTCGAGGGATTTTTCCTGGACGAAGCCATAAATCGGTTGATCCGGCATGCGCTCACCCAGACGGGGCAAAATGTGTCCGCTGCCGCTCGTTTACTGGGAGTAACACGCGATTACCTGCGGTATCGGCTTTCAGAAAAACAAAACGAAAAGGCTGGGGAGTAG
- a CDS encoding Calx-beta domain-containing protein, which translates to MTIKRCFLASVLSVCHIGTCATAADATNQPPQISIVSPPGGAVFVGSPDVLIVAGVKDTDGTVQTVEFFADGTSLGVVTNRFPGPIVVDPPGPSFELGAFPDDLLDFVCVEPFHLVWRDAPAGHHILTAVATDNLGTSTTSAEVEITVLDHSLPPIVTVVATDPIASEGGVNTATFTVHRTGPTNSDLVVNFHLSGTASNGVDYAELPSSVTIEAGSRTADVLIAPIDDTLIEGPETAVLILDAPACPDPTASSNDCYWVGRCDRALVVIRDNDRSNVPPVVKILNPENGEIFKAGSDIRLTAGAWDFDGSVKSVEFFEGTNSLGVVTNHAPFSDIWNDNTTLFPLVGWLSLYSLTWSNVSAGDYVVTAVATDNAGAETISKPVEIKVVELHPPPVVTIKATDPDATEIPVVPPGLGMPQRIDTATFTVYRTDGTNSDLTVYYRIGGTAQNGVDYVALRPYVTIPAGAASADIVVEPIDDLLVEGDETVSLELVYPTPPLRAGPFPPPPYLIGDPGAAKAVIHDDDIASTNLPPTVRLISPQDGQIFAGPTDIHLVAYAQDREDGFNLKVEFFAGTNSLGFGTFVPSLCPSPYCPNFSLLWSNVPPGTYTLTARATDQSGASSVSDPAHIKVIVLQSHPVVTISASDPTAAEQSLLVGAGPDTATFLVHRTGGDLNNPLTVLYQIGGTASNGVDYDKLSGEVTIAAHSETAAIVINPIDDDLVEGTETVVLDLLPGCPPCLFADPPCDVPETTNCYIVGVPGEAVAFIRDNDQGDISPYVQIINPRVGDAFPALSDIEIDIKAQDPDGWVHTVEFFANDVKIGEQSIEFIVAPQPNQEQMFSLVWSNVTAGGYVLTARATDDQGGTATSGPVAITVGDVPPPVPVVSIVATDPFAAERCSTNGTNTATFRIFRTGPTNGDLVVFYSVHGTASNGVDYVEIGHSAIIPAGRRSAKIEIVPIDDNLDEGIETVILRLEPDPSLSPIAHYEVGRPDRAAAIIVDNDAHHPPCLRLPDGSFHLCVDKPDGFAFSLESSEDLSVWTPLCTNIVTDGTLQFVDPEASEHTRRFYRIVPQSNYVPEE; encoded by the coding sequence ATGACGATCAAAAGATGTTTTTTGGCCAGCGTGCTTTCAGTGTGTCACATCGGGACGTGTGCTACCGCCGCCGACGCAACGAACCAACCCCCTCAGATCAGCATCGTCAGTCCGCCCGGCGGCGCCGTGTTTGTCGGATCACCCGATGTTTTGATCGTTGCTGGCGTCAAGGACACAGACGGAACAGTACAAACCGTCGAGTTCTTCGCTGACGGAACAAGTTTGGGCGTGGTAACCAACCGCTTTCCAGGTCCCATCGTTGTTGACCCGCCGGGGCCGAGTTTCGAACTTGGGGCCTTCCCGGACGATCTGCTGGACTTTGTCTGCGTTGAACCGTTCCACCTGGTCTGGCGGGACGCCCCGGCCGGGCACCACATTTTGACTGCCGTGGCAACCGACAATCTTGGCACTTCGACCACCTCGGCGGAGGTGGAAATCACCGTGCTCGATCATTCGCTGCCTCCCATTGTCACGGTTGTCGCCACGGATCCCATCGCTTCTGAAGGCGGCGTTAATACAGCCACCTTTACTGTCCATCGGACCGGTCCCACGAACTCCGACCTTGTCGTCAATTTCCATTTGAGCGGCACCGCGTCGAATGGCGTTGATTACGCGGAGTTGCCTTCCTCCGTTACCATCGAGGCGGGAAGTCGAACGGCCGATGTCCTCATTGCGCCGATTGACGATACCCTCATCGAAGGACCCGAAACGGCGGTTTTGATTCTCGACGCCCCGGCCTGCCCGGACCCGACCGCGTCATCCAACGATTGCTATTGGGTCGGACGCTGTGATCGGGCATTGGTGGTCATCCGTGACAACGACCGCTCCAACGTCCCGCCCGTCGTGAAGATCCTCAATCCGGAGAACGGCGAAATCTTCAAGGCCGGTTCAGACATCCGTCTGACTGCGGGCGCGTGGGATTTCGACGGTTCCGTCAAATCCGTGGAATTCTTCGAGGGCACGAACAGTCTCGGCGTTGTCACCAACCATGCGCCGTTCTCGGACATCTGGAACGACAATACAACCTTGTTTCCGTTGGTCGGATGGTTGTCGCTCTACTCGTTGACATGGTCGAACGTGTCGGCGGGCGACTATGTCGTGACGGCCGTCGCCACGGACAATGCCGGAGCGGAAACCATCTCAAAACCAGTCGAGATCAAAGTGGTCGAACTGCATCCCCCACCGGTCGTCACCATCAAGGCCACGGATCCGGATGCGACGGAAATTCCGGTTGTGCCGCCCGGGTTGGGAATGCCGCAACGAATCGATACCGCGACCTTCACCGTTTATCGCACAGACGGGACCAATTCCGACCTCACGGTTTACTATCGCATCGGCGGCACGGCGCAGAACGGGGTGGATTACGTGGCGCTGCGGCCTTATGTCACCATTCCGGCGGGCGCGGCTTCCGCCGACATCGTGGTTGAGCCGATTGACGACCTCCTGGTCGAGGGTGATGAAACCGTTTCTCTGGAGCTGGTTTATCCGACGCCGCCTCTCCGGGCAGGTCCTTTTCCGCCGCCACCTTACCTTATCGGTGATCCCGGAGCGGCCAAGGCCGTCATTCATGACGACGACATTGCCTCGACCAACCTGCCGCCGACGGTTCGATTGATCAGTCCTCAAGACGGACAGATATTTGCCGGCCCCACAGACATTCACCTGGTCGCCTACGCTCAGGACCGCGAAGATGGTTTCAACCTCAAAGTCGAGTTCTTTGCGGGGACCAACAGCCTTGGTTTTGGCACGTTCGTGCCATCGCTGTGCCCTTCTCCGTATTGTCCGAACTTCTCGCTCCTCTGGTCCAATGTGCCGCCGGGAACCTATACACTCACCGCCAGGGCGACCGATCAAAGCGGCGCGAGTTCGGTTTCGGATCCCGCTCACATCAAAGTCATCGTGCTCCAATCGCACCCTGTCGTCACAATCTCCGCCAGCGATCCGACGGCCGCGGAACAAAGCCTGCTCGTGGGCGCCGGGCCCGACACGGCCACTTTCCTTGTACACCGCACCGGGGGCGACCTGAACAATCCGCTGACCGTGCTCTACCAAATCGGCGGCACCGCGTCGAATGGCGTGGATTACGACAAGCTGTCCGGCGAAGTGACCATTGCGGCGCACTCCGAGACTGCCGCGATCGTGATCAACCCCATTGACGACGACCTGGTCGAAGGCACCGAAACTGTCGTGCTGGATTTGCTGCCCGGGTGCCCGCCTTGTTTGTTCGCCGATCCGCCGTGCGATGTGCCGGAAACGACGAATTGCTACATCGTGGGGGTTCCCGGCGAGGCCGTGGCGTTCATTCGCGACAACGATCAGGGCGACATATCTCCGTACGTGCAGATCATAAATCCCCGCGTCGGCGACGCCTTTCCCGCGCTTTCGGATATCGAGATTGATATCAAAGCTCAGGACCCCGACGGCTGGGTCCATACCGTCGAATTCTTCGCCAACGATGTGAAGATCGGCGAGCAGTCGATCGAGTTCATCGTGGCGCCGCAACCGAATCAGGAACAAATGTTCAGCCTAGTATGGTCGAACGTGACCGCGGGCGGTTACGTTCTCACGGCACGGGCGACCGACGACCAGGGTGGCACTGCGACGTCCGGACCGGTCGCGATCACTGTGGGCGACGTGCCACCCCCGGTCCCCGTGGTCAGCATCGTCGCCACCGACCCGTTCGCAGCGGAAAGGTGTTCCACAAATGGAACAAACACCGCGACATTCAGAATTTTCCGAACGGGACCGACAAACGGGGATCTGGTCGTCTTCTATTCCGTTCATGGCACTGCGTCCAATGGAGTGGACTACGTGGAGATCGGCCATTCCGCGATTATTCCGGCCGGACGCCGCTCGGCGAAAATCGAAATCGTGCCGATTGACGACAACCTGGACGAAGGAATTGAAACGGTCATCCTCCGTCTCGAGCCTGACCCGAGCCTGAGTCCGATCGCCCATTACGAGGTCGGCAGGCCTGATCGCGCGGCGGCCATCATCGTCGATAACGACGCGCATCACCCGCCTTGCCTGCGCCTGCCCGACGGGTCGTTCCACCTGTGCGTGGACAAGCCGGACGGCTTCGCCTTCAGTCTCGAGAGTTCGGAAGACCTGTCGGTCTGGACGCCGCTTTGCACGAACATCGTCACAGACGGGACGCTTCAATTCGTGGATCCCGAAGCGTCTGAGCACACTCGTCGCTTCTACCGGATCGTGCCCCAGTCGAATTACGTTCCGGAGGAGTGA
- a CDS encoding response regulator, giving the protein MKDTSGQAGSENESKAKAPSTAAPTPTAKKILVVEDERITQTVISLMLKGVGYTVFTAKDAATALKIVRTEQPDLMTLDIDLSRDAAGEVWDGFRIVEWLHHHRPDHTIPFIIVSAGNPAVVKKRAASSGAFAYLSKPIDKQALLGFVREAIGEAPPLPAAAKPPVPPNPSLPPIPPAK; this is encoded by the coding sequence ATGAAGGACACGTCAGGACAAGCGGGAAGCGAAAATGAATCGAAAGCCAAGGCCCCGTCCACGGCCGCTCCCACTCCGACGGCGAAGAAGATCCTCGTCGTGGAAGACGAGCGGATCACGCAGACCGTGATCAGTCTCATGTTGAAGGGAGTGGGTTACACGGTTTTCACCGCCAAGGACGCGGCGACCGCGCTGAAGATAGTCCGCACCGAACAACCCGACCTGATGACGCTGGATATTGATCTGTCCCGTGACGCCGCCGGCGAAGTGTGGGATGGATTTCGGATTGTGGAGTGGCTGCACCATCACCGACCCGACCACACGATCCCGTTCATCATCGTTTCGGCTGGGAATCCGGCCGTCGTCAAAAAAAGAGCGGCATCGTCGGGAGCGTTTGCCTATCTCTCCAAGCCCATTGACAAACAGGCCCTCCTCGGCTTCGTTCGGGAGGCCATTGGCGAGGCACCCCCTCTTCCTGCCGCTGCCAAACCACCCGTCCCTCCGAATCCTTCACTTCCTCCCATACCACCGGCCAAATAA
- a CDS encoding hybrid sensor histidine kinase/response regulator has translation MKKILVIDDDSAVMALTTKTLESRGFRTLTAENGVVGLEMAKKHLPDLIICDIQMPQLNGYETLAALRQDPTTAAIPFVFLTGLAERKQVRQGMGLGADDYLTKPFSVPELMAAVNARLEKQAVVQLKSEKKLEDLRGNIGMALPHELLTPLNGILGFASIMLDEGAVFQPHEIRDFAQNIQVSALRLHRLIENFIIYSEIELAKSDSKKMRELREAGPTFTREIIAASAKEKAAAAGREQDLILDARECGVAMAPNYFKKIVDELADNAFKFSRAATPVRVASSVSGERFQLVVSDRGRGMTAQQIADIGAHMQFERRFYEQQGVGLGLIIARRLAELHGGDFLIESTPGTQTTVQVFLPLAAGAN, from the coding sequence ATGAAGAAGATCCTGGTCATTGATGACGATTCCGCCGTGATGGCGTTGACGACGAAAACGCTGGAGTCGCGCGGCTTTCGAACCTTGACGGCCGAAAACGGCGTTGTCGGACTGGAAATGGCCAAGAAGCATCTGCCCGACCTGATCATCTGCGACATTCAGATGCCCCAGCTCAACGGCTATGAGACACTCGCGGCGCTCCGGCAGGATCCAACGACCGCCGCGATTCCCTTTGTGTTCCTCACCGGACTGGCGGAGCGAAAACAGGTTCGGCAGGGAATGGGCCTGGGCGCGGACGATTACCTGACCAAACCGTTCAGCGTTCCGGAGTTGATGGCGGCCGTCAACGCGCGCCTCGAAAAACAGGCTGTCGTGCAGCTCAAGTCGGAAAAAAAATTGGAAGACCTGCGCGGTAACATCGGCATGGCGTTGCCGCACGAACTGCTCACCCCGCTCAACGGCATCCTCGGATTTGCGTCCATCATGTTGGACGAAGGGGCCGTCTTCCAGCCTCACGAGATACGCGATTTCGCACAGAACATCCAGGTCTCCGCGTTGCGACTCCACCGGCTGATCGAGAATTTTATCATTTACTCCGAGATCGAGCTGGCGAAATCCGATTCGAAAAAAATGCGTGAATTGCGCGAAGCCGGCCCCACGTTCACTCGGGAGATCATTGCCGCCTCCGCCAAAGAAAAGGCGGCCGCGGCGGGACGAGAGCAGGACTTAATCCTCGACGCGCGCGAGTGTGGCGTGGCCATGGCGCCAAACTACTTCAAAAAAATCGTCGATGAGCTGGCGGACAATGCCTTCAAGTTTTCCAGGGCGGCGACGCCCGTGAGGGTCGCCTCCAGCGTTTCCGGCGAACGTTTCCAACTGGTGGTCAGCGATCGCGGACGGGGGATGACCGCGCAACAGATCGCCGACATCGGAGCGCACATGCAATTTGAACGCCGGTTTTACGAACAGCAGGGCGTGGGACTCGGGCTCATCATCGCCAGGCGTCTGGCGGAACTGCACGGCGGCGACTTTCTCATCGAGAGTACACCGGGAACTCAGACGACCGTGCAGGTATTCCTGCCGCTTGCGGCTGGCGCGAATTGA